Genomic DNA from Nyctibius grandis isolate bNycGra1 chromosome Z, bNycGra1.pri, whole genome shotgun sequence:
GAGCTGGAGGAGTGGGCAAAAGTTCTTTGGTCTTGAGATTTGTGAAGGGCACTTTCAGAGAGAGCTACATCCCTACTATTGAAGACACCTATCGGCAGGTGATCAGCTGTGATAAGAGCATATGCACTTTGCAGATAACTGACACTACAGGGAGCCATCAATTTCCAGCCATGCAACGTCTTTCTATTTCTAAAGGACATGCTTTCATTTTGGTTTACTCTATCACCAGCCGACAGTCCTTGGAGGAACTCAAGCCAATCTATGAACAAATATGTCAGATTAAAGGAGACACAGAAAGCATTCCAATAATGCTGGTGGGGAACAAAAATGATGAGAACCAAAATCGAGAGGTGGACAGCTGTGAAGGAGAAGCCATAGCTAAGAAGTGGAAATGTGCCTTCATGGAGACCTCTGCCAAGCTGAACCACAACGTGAAAGAGTTGTTCCAAGAATTGCTAAACCTAGAGAAACGCAGGACAGTGAGTTTACAAATTGATggcaaaaaaagcaagcagcagaaaaggaaagagaagctgaaaggcAAATGTGTGGTGATGTGAAATTGCACTGTCAGGAGTCAGTCATGAAGTCTCACCTGTCTGACAATACCCATGTAAAACCTATAGACAGCAAACAACCATAGAAGACCTATTTATTAGTaactgttttaaatgaaatatttgaagtcTGAAAAAATTAGTTACTATGATTACTGTGAAAATAGccaacaattaaaaaatcatgTACTCTAGctatcagtgaaaaaaaatcaggaattataagaaagatgggcCAGGATATCTGATTTTGTagtttacagaagaaaagaaatttcatcCTTAACACAATGTGGAAGATGTGGGAAGTCAGCTTCATATTATTTACGCATGCATAGAACTGCAAGAGAAAGCGATGTATAATGTTA
This window encodes:
- the DIRAS2 gene encoding GTP-binding protein Di-Ras2, whose translation is MPEQSNDYRVVVFGAGGVGKSSLVLRFVKGTFRESYIPTIEDTYRQVISCDKSICTLQITDTTGSHQFPAMQRLSISKGHAFILVYSITSRQSLEELKPIYEQICQIKGDTESIPIMLVGNKNDENQNREVDSCEGEAIAKKWKCAFMETSAKLNHNVKELFQELLNLEKRRTVSLQIDGKKSKQQKRKEKLKGKCVVM